DNA from Pichia kudriavzevii chromosome 5, complete sequence:
AGATGGTCCCGTTACCTATGTGAAAAGTACGATATAACATTTTAACGTTAAGGGATATTTATATAGAAATAGGAAACATGTGTAATTTGGACAAGGTCAATCTTTTTCACTGGATTGATTGTTAAACTTATACACGTGAAAGGAGCTATAATTTTATACATAGCTGGAGATGTGTGAGAAtagagagaaaaaaaaaaaagcaaaaatcTTTTATAATTTCCTAAGCTGCTTGAACTTCAAGTGATATAGCTTATACAAAAGTTATTACATTTGTATACAAGTGCATATCTACACAATTATTGTTAAAGGTTAGAGAATCATGctcaaaaatttttcaagaacaCTTTCACGGTGGAATTTTGTTCAAAGAGGTAGGGTTGCGAGGTTTGTCAGCCAAGCGCCTGTTAtagcaagaagaaatttatcatcaaagaaaacccAAAAAACCGAAGCTAAGCTATcgtttgaagaagaatcagATTTATATGTTTTGGGAGAAGTAATAAGTTCTATTGAAAAGTATAATGCGGAGAATAAACGTGTTActgaagttgttgaacaaTTCAAACATGCATTCCTTTTGAATGGTATAGAGATAGTGAAAGCACCTGTTCCAGGTTTGGAATCAACCAAGACTGACATTTTACATTTTTCCAAGAGTGTCGATGGCACAACAAAAATTGATCTTATTGTTGACTTCAAGAAAGTATTTAATGAAGATGCAAGAGAGATTCAAGTGGTGATTACAGATGAAACCAAAGTATCTCAATTGTTTTACCTAATGGGTGACTTCTCTCGTGAAGATGGTATGcttttttccaattctaTGATGATCGACTCTCTGGAGTATAACAAAACTGCGGTAGAATTGAGGGATGCGATTTGCGATGGAGAAGCCTGGGTATTCCGCATGTTGAACAACAAGTTTCAAAAGACACTGGATGTGAGGAATGTTAACGTTGTGAAGTTTCTATCAAATATTAAAAGAGATGCCGGAGAAGCTTTAGACTCGCTTGACAGTCGGACTTTTGTTGATGCTCTCATCAACTACACAGTGCTTACACATCTTGGTGTACTTAAGGGTCATGACGAAGGTGACAAGTTGTGTTCTATCTTTTGGCTTTTCGGGAACTACTGCGAAAACACACTTTACGGAAGGTGGCTTCAAGACATGATGTGTTGCTTAAAAAGGTAGTATACCAGTAGCGGAGTATGTGTAATTTTATAGATTGGAATGAAATGATATGTTTATTTTGGTGTAGACGTCAGAATTCATTATCTCAGATGAGAAAAGAAACGGAAAAGCTCGGACgacaatgaaaatgctAAATTTAGtttgattttccaagtCTAGCAGACGTTATGTGGGTAAGATTTTTCCAATAGTTTTTGTGAAAGTAACTTTACCCATAAACACCGGCTATCCTCCAATGCCTGAAATAAAGGGGGTTTATTCACATGGCGGAAGTTTGTCGAACATTGAGGCAATCAGTCTTCGAATGGGGCCTATACGTCCGTATGTTCACATAAATGAAAcccaaatccaaaaaaggTTGAACACAAACGTATATGAGTTATTCCAACTTTTAGCTGCAGTGACTATAACTATTGTTATAAGGTTATATTGCAttgaatttccaaataAAGTTCTTTTAGAGGAAATTCCAATAGTTTCCGCTATCAATAGCTATCTTACAGGTAGGTTCTTTTTAGATATCAACCCTCCGTTTGTTCCTCTGTTGTTTTCCGCTTTATCCAGATCATTAGGGTATGGTGTCTTTacatttgaagaattatcCATTAACTCCGAATATGATTCATTCCCGTATCAACATCTAAGGGTTTTGAATGCAATAGTAGGTGGTTTAGCGGTGatatatatttacaaaatattgaaaatttctGCTGTTAACCATTACTATGCACTTTTTGGTGTCTTCTTGTTTGCTcttgaaaattcaatgatcACTCAAAGCAGATTTATGTTTACAGACAGCTTCTATATATTGTTTGTTgccatttttgtttgtcaTCATAAATTAATGTCGTTGAAAACAAAGTTTAGTGCAAGCTGGTTTTTTAATCTACTGATTTGTACTACTGCTTTAGGTTTGGCCATATCTACTCATTGGTCAGGGctttttttgattgtttaTGCTTTTCTGTCTTCAACTATAACTTTCTGGATTGCTTCAGGTGATATAGACGTTTCAATGAATTATTTACGTATTGCGTCACTTATAAAAGATTTTGCATATTTGACCATACCATTCACAATCTACTTATACTTTTTTAACTTACATCTGAGTCACCTGGACAGTAGAGGTGAGTCTTACAATTTGTTATCTCCTGCTTATCAACATTCATTAAAGGAAACCCATTTAGATGGGTTGATTGCAGACGTCTCCTATGGATCGACAGTAATGATTCGTCATTTTAAGAGTGGTGAATACTTACACTCTCATAATGATTTCTACAGAACTAGTAAGCATCAACAGGTTACGCTTTTTGACAACTTTGACGACTTtaacaatttcttcaagatttATCCAGTCAAGGGTAACTCTGATAGAATCATGAATGATGCAATGAAGATATTCGTACCTCATAAAGTCAAAATAAAGCATGTTGCAACGGATTCGTTCCTAGTTGCCGACTCAGATTTCAAGCCTCCACTATCTGAGCAAGAATACAACTCCGAAGTCACGACACAAAAAGACTTTTCTGAAATGGAGGAAGATACAAGTGaatttcaattgaaaatctcCACCAAATATACCAAGGATGAGAAAGCAAGGGTCTCGCTACGTGCTATTGAATcggtt
Protein-coding regions in this window:
- a CDS encoding uncharacterized protein (PKUD0E01060; Pfam Domains: PMT(5.1e-25)|MIR(4.7e-07)), with protein sequence MPEIKGVYSHGGSLSNIEAISLRMGPIRPYVHINETQIQKRLNTNVYELFQLLAAVTITIVIRLYCIEFPNKVLLEEIPIVSAINSYLTGRFFLDINPPFVPLLFSALSRSLGYGVFTFEELSINSEYDSFPYQHLRVLNAIVGGLAVIYIYKILKISAVNHYYALFGVFLFALENSMITQSRFMFTDSFYILFVAIFVCHHKLMSLKTKFSASWFFNLLICTTALGLAISTHWSGLFLIVYAFLSSTITFWIASGDIDVSMNYLRIASLIKDFAYLTIPFTIYLYFFNLHLSHLDSRGESYNLLSPAYQHSLKETHLDGLIADVSYGSTVMIRHFKSGEYLHSHNDFYRTSKHQQVTLFDNFDDFNNFFKIYPVKGNSDRIMNDAMKIFVPHKVKIKHVATDSFLVADSDFKPPLSEQEYNSEVTTQKDFSEMEEDTSEFQLKISTKYTKDEKARVSLRAIESVFQIYNKRSDCYLLGTPLLLTEGFAESQHELICIKEPEYEASLWYIDWNKHDKYSIDSGLVDFPELGFWDKFVEIHFKVFKKLFVGDIGYNNGFSVSFTDWLFLRKGYVHFLDTEAHSAVYLLGNYITYHLVILVIFIYSVFKAYQLMTTNPYQHCTTVDVSVYIYDHQMLDLILGYTLTLLLRKFVKIDLQLFDYLPILFFGILCVPQTFQLGHSKAPKFTFFLTIISCLLVFLAFKKYSPLIYGLQWSYERCMKMMVGPGWDSGVCKVYYPF
- a CDS encoding uncharacterized protein (PKUD0E01055); its protein translation is MLKNFSRTLSRWNFVQRGRVARFVSQAPVIARRNLSSKKTQKTEAKLSFEEESDLYVLGEVISSIEKYNAENKRVTEVVEQFKHAFLLNGIEIVKAPVPGLESTKTDILHFSKSVDGTTKIDLIVDFKKVFNEDAREIQVVITDETKVSQLFYLMGDFSREDGMLFSNSMMIDSLEYNKTAVELRDAICDGEAWVFRMLNNKFQKTLDVRNVNVVKFLSNIKRDAGEALDSLDSRTFVDALINYTVLTHLGVLKGHDEGDKLCSIFWLFGNYCENTLYGRWLQDMMCCLKR